A region of Ficedula albicollis isolate OC2 chromosome 10, FicAlb1.5, whole genome shotgun sequence DNA encodes the following proteins:
- the UNC45A gene encoding protein unc-45 homolog A, with product MGAVQNLQVQNLHLCEGYVGPDGRSHPGFYCPRLTDPPGHRYCFPVLPPSPFSSIPGWPVRGPGPCPTGARRQVTAEQLRARGNALFQAGDHGAALAAYTEALGLSDAAPERAVLHRNRAACYLKLEDYAKAEADATKAIEADGRDVKALFRRSQALQQLGRLDQAVTDLQRCVSLEPRNKAFQEALRALGSSMHEKMKAMSCTDSKVEQMFQILLDLDEKDADKKQKAAQNLIVLAREEAGAEKIFQSDGVRLLLQLLDTAKADLMLAALRTLVGLCSGHRSRTTAILAELGAPRLAAVLGVEHEQVSLAACNLLHVMFDSLKEGLQKDFRGKEDALVLDSSRDLKLLIKHLLELLVLEGASAHGRDNALNLLIKVVPRKSPKETNNSLSLWVIDQGLKKILEVGSTVCGSLGSLPVTENSRMSASVLLSKLYEDLKCDAERENFHHLCEDYVRSWFEGHELPGKLRAIQTVSCLLQGPSDAGNRVLELEGIMDSVLSLCASVCEAHQLVAVEALIHAADKAKRASFITANGVNLLKEIYKHSERDSIRIRALVGLCKLGSAGGTDFSMKQFAEGSTMKLAKQCRKWLCNEAIDAGTRRWAVEGLAYLTFDADVKEEFVEDKAAMQAMFQLAKSEDRSVLYAVASTLVNCTNSYDHEEPDPQMLELAKYAKQHIPEQHPKDKPEFVKRRVRKLLTAGVVSALACMVRSENPALTSSCRELISRVFLALVEEAEDRGGVVAQGGGKALIPLSLEGTEVGQTKAAQALAKITITSNPEMAFPGERIYEVVRPLVSLLHLQRTGLENFEGLMALTNLAGISERLRQKILKERAVPMIEGYMFEEHELIRLAATECMCNMAMSKEVQEMFLAEGSDRLKLMVLYSGEEDEKLRRAASGTLAMLTSLHPPICKRIPQVTVHWLEILQALLLSPSAELQHRGAVVVMNMMAAAREVAEQLIASEMLEILSVLAKDKEKPRVAQAAQESLAHAVSCGLIKPNPGHA from the exons TCCCTGTTCTGCCTCCATCCCCGTTCAGCTCCATCCCGGGATGGCCCGTGCGGGGCCCAGGGCCGTGTCCCACCGGTGCCCGTCGGCAGGTGACGGCGGAGCAGCTCCGGGCGCGGGGGAACGCGCTGTTCCAGGCGGGGGATCACGGAGCCGCCCTCGCTGCCTACACGGAAGCTCTGGGCCTGAGCGATGCGGCGCCGGAGCGCGCCGTGCTGCACCGCAACCGCGCCGCCTGCTACCTGAAGCTG GAGGATTACGCCAAGGCAGAGGCTGATGCGACTAAAG CCATCGAAGCCGACGGCCGGGACGTGAAGGCGCTGTTCCGCCGCAGccaggccctgcagcagctgggccGCCTGGACCAGGCTGTCACCGACCTGCAGCGCTGCGTCAGCCTGGAGCCCAGGAACAAGGCCTTCCAGGAGGCCCTGcgtgccctgggcagcagcatgCACGAGAAG ATGAAGGCCATGTCCTGCACGGACTCAAAAGTAGAGCAGATGTTCCAGATCTTGCTGGATCTTGATGAAAAGGATGCGGACAAGAAGCAGAAA gctgCGCAGAACTTGATCGTGCTGGCACGAgaagaggctggagcagagaagaTCTTCCAGAGTGACGGCGtgcggctgctgctgcagctgctggacaCGGCCAAGGCTGACCTGATGCTGGCAGCCCTGCGCACGCTGGTGGGGCTGTGCTCCGGCCACCGCTCTCGT ACCACGGCCATCCTGGCGGAGCTGGGGGCGCCCCgcctggcagcagtgctgggtgtggaGCATGAGCAGGTGTCCCTGGCTGCCTGCAACCTGCTGCACGTGATGTTCGATTCCCTGAAGGAGGGGCTGCAGAAAGACTTCCGTGGGAAGGAGGATGCATTGGTGCTGG ATTCCTCCAGGGACCTGAAACTGCTGATCAAGCACCTCCTGGAGCTGCTAGTGCTGGAAGGGGCCTCAGCACACGGCCGCGACAACGCCCTCAACCTGCTCATCAAGGTGGTGCCCAGGAAGTCACCAAAGGAGACCAACAACAGCCTGAGCCTCTGGGTGATTGACCAGG GCCTGAAGAAGATCCTGGAGGTGGGCAGCACAGTGTGTGGCAGCTTGGGCAGCCTGCCCGTGACAGAGAACAGCCGGATGAGCGCCTCTGTTCTGCTGAGCAAGCTGTACGAGGACCTGAAGTGTGATGCCGAGAGGGAAAACTTCCACCATCTGTGCGAGGATTATGTGAG GAGCTGGTTCGAGGGGCACGAGCTGCCGGGAAAGCTGCGGGCCATTCAGACAGTGTCGTGCCTGCTGCAGGGTCCCTCGGATGCAGGGAAcagggtgctggagctggaggggatCATGGACAGCgtgctgtccctctgtgcctctgtgtgtgaGGCCCACCAGCTGGTGGCCGTGGAGGCGCTGATCCACGCCGCCGACAAGGCCAAGCGCGCCTCCTTCATCACGGCCAACGGCGTCAACCTGCTCAAGGAGATCTACAAGCACAGCGAGAGGGACAGCATCCGCATCCGCGCGCTCGTG gggctctgCAAGCTGGGATCTGCTGGTGGCACGGACTTCAGCATGAAGCAGTTTGCCGAGGGATCCACCATGAAACTGGCCAAGCAGTGCCGCAA gtGGCTCTGCAACGAGGCCATCGATGCGGGCACGCGGCGCTGGGCTGTGGAGGGCCTGGCCTACCTCACCTTCGATGCAGATGTCAAGGAGGAGTTTGTGGAGGACAAGGCAGCGATGCAGGCCATGTTCCAGCTTGCCAAG TCAGAGGACAGGAGTGTGCTCTATGCTGTTGCCTCCACGCTGGTGAACTGCACCAACAGCTACGACCACGAGGAGCCAGACCCACAGATGCTGGAGCTGGCCAAGTATGCCAAGCAGCACATCCCGGAGCAGCACCCCAAG GACAAGCCCGAGTTCGTGAAGCGGCGGGTGCGGAAGCTGCTGACGGCGGGCGTGGTGTCGGCCCTGGCCTGCATGGTGAGGAGCGAGAACCCGGCGCTCACCAGCTCCTGTCGGGAGCTGATCTCCAg AGTGTTCCTGGCGCTGGTGGAGGAGGCAGAAGACCGGGGTGGTGTGGTTGCTCAGGGAGGAGGCAAG GCTCTGATCCCGCTGTCCCTGGAGGGCACTGAGGTGGGGCAGACCAAGGCAGCACAGGCTCTAGCAAAGATCACCATCACCTCCAACCCAGAGATGGCATTCCCTGGGGAGCGG ATCTATGAGGTGGTGCGGCCCCTGGTCAgcctcctgcacctgcagcGTACGGGCCTGGAGAACTTTGAGGGGCTGATGGCCTTGACCAACCTGGCTGGCATCAGCGAGAGGCTGCG gcaGAAGATCCTGAAAGAGCGAGCTGTGCCCATGATTGAGGGGTACATGTTTGAGGAGCACGAGCTGATCCGGCTGGCTGCAACTGAGTGCATGTGCAACATGGCCATGAGCAAGGAG gtgCAGGAGATGTTCCTGGCTGAGGGCAGCGATCGGCTGAAGCTGATGGTCCTGTACAGCGGGGAGGAGGATGAGAAGCTGCGGCGGGCAGCCTCGGGCACCCTGGCCATGCTGacctccctgcatccccccatCTGCAAGCGGATTCCCCAGGTG ACCGTGCACTGGCTGGAGATCCTGCAGGcgctgctgctgagccccagcgCGGAGCTGCAGCACCGCGGCGCCGTGGTGGTGATGAACATGATGGCAGCTGCTCGCGAGGTGGCCGAGCAGCTCATCGCCAGCGAGATGCTGGAGATCCTCTCGGTGCTCGCCAAGGACAAGGAGAAGCCGCGGGTAGCGCAGGCGGCGCAGGAGAGCCTGGCACACGCGGTGTCTTGCGGGCTCATCAAGCCCAACCCCGGGCACGCCTGA